One window of Kosakonia cowanii JCM 10956 = DSM 18146 genomic DNA carries:
- the gyrA gene encoding DNA topoisomerase (ATP-hydrolyzing) subunit A, which translates to MSDLAREITPVNIEEELKSSYLDYAMSVIVGRALPDVRDGLKPVHRRVLYAMNVLGNDWNKAYKKSARVVGDVIGKYHPHGDSAVYDTIVRMAQPFSLRYMLVDGQGNFGSIDGDSAAAMRYTEIRLAKIAHELMADLEKETVDYVDNYDGTERIPDVMPTKIPNLLVNGASGIAVGMATNIPPHNLTEVINGCLAYIDNEEISIEELMTHIPGPDFPTAAIINGRRGIEEAYRTGRGKIYIRARAEVETDAKNGRETIIVHEIPYQVNKARLIEKIAELVKEKRVEGISALRDESDKDGMRIVIEVKRDAVGEVVLNNLYSQTQLQVSFGINMVALHHGQPKIMPLKDILAAFVRHRREVVTRRTIFELRKARDRAHILEALAVALANIDPIIELIRRAPTPAEAKAGLIAQPWALGNVSAMLERAGDDAARPEWLEPEFGIRDGQYYLTEQQAQAILDLRLQKLTGLEHEKLLEEYKELLEQIAELLHILGSAERLMEVIREELELVREQFGDERRTEITANTADINIEDLINQEDVVVTLSHQGYVKYQPLTDYEAQRRGGKGKSAARIKEEDFIDRLLVANTHDTILCFSSRGRLYWMKVYQLPEASRGARGRPIVNLLPLEPNERITAILPVREYEEGVNVFMATASGTVKKTALTEFSRPRSAGIIAVNLNEGDELIGVNLTDGSDDVMLFSAAGKVVRFKESAVRAMGRTATGVRGIRLAEKDSVVSLIVPRGEGAILTVTQNGYGKRTAEAEYPTKSRGTQGVISIKVTERNGSVVGAVQVDDCDQIMMITDAGTLVRTRVSEISVVGRNTQGVILIRTAEDENVVGLQRVAEPVDDEELDSIDGSVAEGDEDIAPEVDTDDDAADDEDAE; encoded by the coding sequence ATGAGCGACCTTGCGAGAGAAATTACACCGGTTAACATCGAGGAAGAGCTGAAGAGCTCCTATCTGGACTATGCGATGTCGGTCATTGTTGGCCGTGCGCTTCCGGATGTCCGAGATGGCCTGAAACCGGTTCACCGTCGCGTACTTTACGCCATGAACGTATTGGGCAATGACTGGAATAAAGCCTACAAAAAATCTGCCCGTGTCGTTGGTGACGTAATCGGTAAGTACCATCCCCATGGTGATTCCGCGGTGTATGACACCATTGTTCGTATGGCACAGCCGTTTTCGCTGCGTTATATGCTGGTCGACGGCCAGGGGAACTTCGGTTCCATCGATGGCGACTCCGCCGCGGCAATGCGTTATACGGAAATCCGCCTGGCGAAGATCGCCCATGAGCTGATGGCCGATCTGGAAAAAGAGACCGTTGATTACGTTGATAACTACGACGGCACTGAGCGAATCCCAGATGTGATGCCAACCAAGATCCCGAACCTGCTGGTTAACGGCGCTTCCGGGATCGCTGTCGGTATGGCGACCAACATTCCGCCGCACAACCTGACGGAAGTGATCAACGGCTGCCTGGCCTATATCGATAATGAAGAGATCAGCATTGAAGAGCTGATGACCCATATTCCGGGGCCGGACTTCCCGACCGCCGCGATCATCAATGGTCGCCGTGGGATTGAAGAAGCCTACCGCACCGGTCGCGGCAAAATCTATATTCGCGCCCGCGCGGAAGTGGAAACCGACGCGAAAAACGGCCGCGAAACGATCATCGTGCATGAGATTCCCTACCAGGTGAACAAAGCGCGCCTGATCGAGAAGATTGCCGAGCTGGTCAAAGAGAAACGCGTTGAAGGTATCAGCGCGCTGCGCGATGAGTCTGATAAAGACGGTATGCGCATCGTGATTGAAGTGAAGCGCGATGCCGTCGGTGAAGTAGTGCTGAATAACCTCTACTCCCAGACGCAGCTGCAGGTCTCCTTCGGTATCAACATGGTTGCGCTGCACCATGGCCAGCCGAAGATCATGCCGCTGAAAGATATCCTGGCCGCGTTTGTGCGCCACCGCCGTGAAGTGGTGACGCGCCGTACTATTTTCGAACTGCGAAAAGCCCGTGACCGTGCGCACATCCTTGAAGCGCTTGCTGTTGCGCTGGCGAACATAGACCCGATCATTGAACTGATCCGTCGTGCGCCGACGCCGGCCGAAGCGAAAGCTGGCCTGATCGCGCAGCCGTGGGCTCTGGGCAACGTCTCTGCGATGCTGGAGCGTGCCGGTGATGACGCCGCGCGTCCTGAGTGGCTGGAGCCGGAGTTCGGTATTCGTGATGGTCAATACTACCTGACCGAACAGCAGGCACAGGCGATTCTGGATCTGCGTCTGCAGAAACTGACCGGCCTTGAGCATGAAAAACTGCTCGAAGAGTACAAAGAGCTGCTGGAGCAGATCGCTGAATTGCTGCACATCCTCGGTAGCGCTGAGCGCCTGATGGAAGTGATCCGCGAGGAGCTTGAGCTGGTTCGCGAGCAGTTTGGCGACGAGCGCCGCACCGAAATTACCGCTAACACCGCAGATATCAACATTGAAGACCTGATCAACCAGGAAGATGTTGTTGTAACGCTGTCGCATCAGGGCTACGTGAAGTATCAGCCGCTGACCGATTACGAAGCGCAGCGTCGCGGTGGGAAAGGGAAATCTGCCGCGCGCATTAAAGAAGAGGACTTCATCGACCGTCTGCTGGTGGCCAACACCCACGACACGATCCTCTGCTTCTCCAGCCGTGGCCGCCTCTACTGGATGAAGGTCTACCAGCTGCCGGAAGCGAGCCGTGGCGCGCGCGGTCGTCCGATCGTCAACCTGCTGCCGCTGGAGCCGAACGAGCGTATTACCGCCATTCTGCCGGTACGTGAATATGAAGAGGGCGTGAACGTCTTTATGGCGACCGCCAGCGGTACCGTGAAGAAAACCGCGCTCACCGAGTTTAGCCGTCCGCGCTCTGCCGGTATTATCGCCGTCAATCTGAACGAAGGCGATGAGCTGATTGGCGTAAACCTGACCGACGGCAGCGACGACGTGATGCTCTTCTCCGCTGCCGGTAAAGTGGTGCGCTTTAAAGAGAGCGCTGTGCGTGCGATGGGTCGTACCGCGACCGGCGTGCGCGGTATTCGCCTGGCGGAAAAAGACAGCGTAGTTTCGCTGATCGTGCCGCGCGGCGAAGGCGCAATCCTGACGGTGACGCAGAACGGTTACGGTAAACGTACTGCGGAAGCGGAGTACCCGACCAAATCCCGTGGTACGCAGGGCGTTATCTCTATCAAGGTAACCGAGCGTAACGGTTCCGTGGTCGGCGCGGTCCAGGTCGATGATTGCGATCAGATCATGATGATCACCGATGCCGGTACGCTGGTGCGTACGCGCGTGTCGGAGATCAGCGTGGTAGGTCGTAACACCCAGGGCGTGATCCTGATCCGCACCGCGGAAGATGAAAACGTAGTGGGTCTGCAGCGTGTCGCTGAGCCGGTGGATGATGAAGAGCTTGACTCCATCGACGGCAGCGTTGCGGAAGGCGATGAGGACATCGCGCCGGAAGTCGATACTGACGACGACGCGGCGGACGACGAAGACGCCGAATAA
- the rcsC gene encoding two-component system sensor histidine kinase RcsC, producing MKYLVSFRSTLKVSRYLFRALALLLWLLIAFFSVFYIVNALHDKESEIRQEFNLSSDQAQRYIQRTSDVMKELKYIAENRLTADNGILTSRSRGDKTDVPAFLPLFPDSDCSAMGSAWRGSLESLAWFMRYWRDNFSAAYDLNRVFLIGSDNLCMADFGLRDMPVERDDTLKSLHERIVKYRNAPQDERSNNVYWMSQGPRPGIGYFYALTPVYLGNRLQALLGTEQSIRMENFFTPGTLPMGVTILDENGHTLLSLTGQENGITADPRWLQERSWFGYTSGFRELILKKTLPPSSLSVVYSVPVDVVLERIRMLILNAVLLNVLVGVALFTLARLYERRIFIPAENDAQRLEEHEQFNRKIVASAPVGICILRTQDGTNILSNELAHNYLNMLTHEDRQRLTQIICGQQVNFVDVLTSNNTNLQISFVHSRYRNENVAICVLVDVSARVKMEESLQEMAQAAEQASQSKSMFLATVSHELRTPLYGIIGNLDLLQTKELPKGVDRLVTAMNNSSSLLLKIISDILDFSKIESEQLKIEPREFSPREVMSHITANYLPLVVRKQLGLYCFIEPDVPLAINGDPMRLQQVISNLLSNAIKFTDMGCIVLHVQCDMEYLSIRVRDTGVGIPGKEVVRLFDPFFQVGTGVQRNFQGTGLGLAICEKLVNMMDGDIAVDTEPGMGSQFTIRIPLYSAVPTAQADVDGLAETCCWLAVRNAWLSEYLHNLLEWNGIQVKQYDGHELGNQDTLITDDELPQPWTGRAAIIFSRRHIGIPLERAPGEWLHSVASPHDLLALLGRIYRVQVIEPQAANALTSDSGEMENNEDMMILVVDDHPINRRLLADQLGSLGYQCKTANDGVDALNVLSKNPIDIVLSDVNMPNMDGYRLTQRIRQLGLTLPVIGVTANALAEEKQRCLESGMDSCLSKPVTLDVLKQTLAAYAARVRKSRK from the coding sequence TTGAAATACCTCGTCTCTTTTCGCAGTACCCTGAAAGTCTCCCGCTATCTGTTCAGGGCGCTGGCGCTATTACTCTGGCTGTTAATTGCCTTTTTTTCCGTCTTTTACATCGTTAATGCCCTGCATGACAAAGAGTCGGAGATCCGCCAGGAGTTCAACCTCAGTTCCGATCAGGCGCAGCGCTATATTCAGCGCACCTCTGATGTGATGAAGGAGTTGAAGTATATTGCTGAAAATCGCCTGACGGCGGACAACGGCATCCTGACGTCGCGCTCCCGCGGCGATAAAACCGACGTGCCGGCCTTCTTGCCGCTCTTTCCTGATTCCGACTGCTCGGCGATGGGCAGCGCCTGGCGCGGCTCGCTGGAGTCGCTGGCGTGGTTTATGCGCTACTGGCGCGATAATTTCTCCGCGGCGTACGATCTGAACCGCGTCTTTTTGATTGGCAGCGACAACCTCTGTATGGCCGATTTCGGCCTGCGCGATATGCCGGTCGAGCGGGATGACACGCTGAAGAGCCTGCATGAGCGGATCGTCAAATACCGTAATGCGCCGCAGGATGAGCGCAGCAACAACGTCTACTGGATGAGCCAGGGGCCGCGCCCGGGCATCGGCTATTTCTACGCGCTGACGCCGGTCTATCTCGGCAACCGCCTGCAGGCGCTGCTTGGCACCGAGCAGTCGATCCGGATGGAGAACTTCTTCACGCCGGGTACGCTGCCGATGGGTGTCACCATTCTTGATGAGAATGGCCATACCTTGCTTTCGCTGACCGGGCAGGAGAATGGCATTACCGCCGATCCGCGCTGGCTGCAGGAGCGCTCCTGGTTTGGGTACACTTCCGGTTTCCGCGAGCTGATCCTCAAGAAGACGCTGCCGCCATCCTCCCTGAGCGTGGTCTACTCCGTGCCGGTGGACGTGGTGCTGGAGCGCATCCGCATGCTGATCCTCAACGCGGTGCTGCTTAATGTGCTGGTCGGGGTAGCGCTGTTTACCCTGGCGCGCCTCTATGAGCGGCGCATATTTATTCCGGCGGAGAACGATGCGCAGCGGCTTGAAGAGCATGAGCAGTTCAACCGTAAGATTGTCGCCTCTGCGCCGGTGGGGATCTGTATCCTGCGTACCCAGGATGGCACCAACATACTGAGTAACGAGCTGGCGCATAACTATCTCAATATGCTGACCCATGAGGATCGGCAGCGGCTGACGCAAATTATCTGCGGGCAGCAGGTTAACTTTGTCGATGTGTTAACCAGCAACAACACTAACCTGCAAATCAGCTTTGTGCATTCGCGCTATCGCAATGAGAACGTGGCGATCTGCGTGCTGGTGGATGTCTCCGCCCGCGTCAAAATGGAGGAGTCGCTGCAGGAGATGGCGCAGGCGGCGGAGCAGGCGAGCCAGTCGAAGTCGATGTTCCTTGCGACGGTCAGCCATGAGCTGCGCACGCCGCTGTACGGCATTATCGGTAACCTCGATCTGTTGCAGACCAAAGAGCTGCCGAAAGGGGTCGACCGACTGGTTACCGCGATGAACAACTCCTCGAGCCTGCTGCTGAAGATCATCAGCGATATTCTCGACTTCTCGAAAATTGAGTCTGAACAGCTGAAGATTGAGCCGCGCGAGTTCTCGCCGCGCGAAGTGATGAGCCATATCACCGCCAACTATCTGCCGCTGGTGGTGCGCAAACAGCTCGGGCTTTACTGCTTTATCGAGCCGGATGTGCCGCTGGCGATTAATGGCGATCCGATGCGCCTGCAACAGGTGATTTCTAACCTGTTAAGTAATGCGATTAAGTTCACCGATATGGGCTGCATCGTGCTGCATGTGCAGTGTGATATGGAGTATCTCAGCATTCGCGTGCGTGACACCGGGGTTGGTATTCCGGGCAAAGAGGTGGTGCGCTTATTCGATCCCTTCTTCCAGGTCGGCACCGGCGTACAGCGTAACTTCCAGGGCACCGGGCTGGGGCTGGCGATTTGTGAAAAGCTGGTCAACATGATGGATGGCGATATCGCCGTCGATACGGAGCCGGGCATGGGCAGCCAGTTCACCATCCGCATTCCGCTCTATAGCGCGGTGCCAACGGCGCAGGCCGACGTGGATGGGCTGGCGGAAACCTGCTGTTGGCTGGCGGTGCGCAACGCCTGGCTGTCGGAGTATCTGCATAACCTGCTGGAGTGGAATGGTATTCAGGTTAAACAGTATGACGGCCATGAGTTGGGCAATCAGGATACGCTGATCACCGACGATGAGCTGCCGCAGCCCTGGACCGGGCGCGCGGCGATCATCTTCTCCCGCCGACATATTGGTATTCCGCTTGAGCGCGCGCCGGGCGAGTGGCTGCACAGCGTCGCCTCGCCGCACGATCTGCTGGCGCTGCTGGGCCGTATCTATCGCGTTCAGGTGATTGAGCCACAGGCAGCTAACGCCTTAACATCGGATTCCGGTGAGATGGAGAATAACGAGGATATGATGATCCTCGTGGTGGACGATCATCCTATCAACCGCCGTCTGCTGGCCGATCAGCTGGGATCGCTTGGCTATCAATGTAAAACCGCCAATGACGGTGTCGATGCGCTCAATGTATTGAGTAAGAACCCGATCGATATTGTGCTCAGTGACGTGAACATGCCGAATATGGATGGTTACCGTCTGACGCAGCGCATACGCCAGCTTGGGCTGACGTTGCCGGTGATCGGCGTGACGGCGAACGCTCTGGCGGAAGAGAAGCAGCGCTGTCTGGAGTCGGGTATGGATAGCTGTCTGTCGAAGCCGGTAACGCTGGATGTGCTGAAGCAGACGCTGGCTGCATACGCCGCGCGGGTAAGAAAAAGCAGGAAGTAG
- the rcsD gene encoding phosphotransferase RcsD: MSQSDTMIPGKFSLIPGNITRYFLLLIIVLLVTMGVMIQSAVNAWLKDKSYQIVDTTHAIHKRIDIWRYATWQIYDNIAAAPASSGEGLQETRLKQDVYYLEKPRRKTEALIFGSHDSSTLEMTQRISTYLDTLWGAETVPWSMYYLNGQDNSMILISTLPLKDLTSGFKDSMISNIVDTRRAEMLQQANALDERESFSSLRRLAWQNGHYFTLRTTFNQPGHLATVVAFDLPINDLIPPGMTLDSFRLDPDTAPGSARAQDKENTDSVSVNFNSSRIEISSALNGTGLRLVWQVPFGTLLLDTLQNVLLPLLLNIGLLALALFGYTTFRQMPGRKSDTLATPGANNELRVLRAFNEEIVSLLPLGLLVHDQEANRTVLSNKIADHLLPHLNLQNITAMADQHQGVIQATINNELYEIRQFRSQVASRTQIFIIRDQDREVLVNKKLKQAQRLYEKNQQGRAAFMNNLAEALKQPVKALASDAAAIESNEANRLADHADRLVQLVDELQLANMLENDTWKGSSSLFSIQDLIDEVVPEVLPVIKRKGLQLLINNHLPANEERHGDRDALRRIMLLLIQYAVTTTQMGKITLEVSMDESADDRLTFRILDTGVGVNASEIDNLHFPFLNETQGDQFGKANALTFWLCDQLARKLGGHLNIKAREDLGTRYSLHVKMAVRAQQGESEEKLLDDVVAMIDITSNEIRNIVVRQLENWGASCISPDERLSNQEYDLFLTDNPSNLTASGLLLSDDEVGVRKIGPGQLRVNFNMSNAMQGAILQLIEEQLAQEEVTESPLGGDENAELHASGYYALFVDTVPDDVKRLYTESASRDFAALAQTAHRLKGVFAMLNLVPGKQLCETLEQLIRESDAPGIENYISDIDAYVKSLL, from the coding sequence ATGAGTCAATCGGACACAATGATTCCTGGCAAATTTTCCCTGATACCGGGCAACATTACCCGTTACTTCCTTTTATTGATTATTGTCCTGCTGGTCACCATGGGCGTGATGATCCAGAGCGCGGTCAACGCGTGGCTGAAGGACAAAAGTTATCAAATTGTTGATACCACCCATGCCATTCATAAGCGCATCGATATCTGGCGCTATGCGACCTGGCAGATTTACGACAATATCGCTGCGGCCCCCGCCTCCTCCGGTGAAGGGCTGCAGGAGACGCGTTTAAAGCAGGACGTCTACTACCTCGAAAAACCGCGCCGCAAGACAGAAGCGCTGATTTTCGGCTCCCATGACAGTTCGACGCTGGAGATGACCCAGCGCATTTCGACCTATCTTGATACGCTGTGGGGCGCGGAAACCGTGCCGTGGTCGATGTACTACCTTAACGGCCAGGATAACAGCATGATCCTTATCTCGACGCTGCCGCTTAAGGATCTTACCTCCGGTTTTAAAGATTCGATGATCAGCAATATCGTCGATACCCGCCGCGCGGAGATGCTCCAGCAGGCGAACGCCCTTGATGAGCGCGAAAGCTTCTCCTCGCTGCGCCGTCTTGCCTGGCAGAATGGCCACTACTTTACGCTGCGCACCACCTTTAACCAGCCAGGCCATCTGGCGACCGTCGTCGCCTTCGATCTGCCAATCAATGATTTGATTCCGCCCGGCATGACGCTGGACAGCTTCCGCCTCGATCCCGATACCGCGCCGGGCAGCGCACGCGCGCAGGATAAAGAGAACACCGACAGCGTCTCAGTAAACTTCAACAGCTCGCGCATTGAGATTTCCTCTGCGCTAAACGGCACCGGTTTACGCCTGGTGTGGCAAGTGCCGTTCGGCACACTGCTGCTTGATACCCTGCAAAACGTTCTGCTGCCGCTACTGCTGAATATTGGTCTGCTGGCGCTGGCGCTGTTTGGTTACACCACCTTTCGCCAGATGCCGGGGCGCAAGAGCGATACGCTCGCGACACCGGGCGCGAATAATGAGCTGCGCGTGCTGCGTGCCTTTAATGAAGAGATTGTCTCTCTGCTGCCGCTGGGTCTGCTGGTTCACGATCAGGAAGCCAACCGCACGGTGCTGAGTAATAAAATTGCCGACCATCTGCTGCCGCACCTCAATTTGCAGAACATTACTGCGATGGCGGATCAGCACCAGGGCGTGATCCAGGCGACCATCAACAACGAGCTCTATGAGATCCGCCAGTTCCGCAGCCAGGTGGCGTCGCGTACGCAGATCTTTATTATTCGCGACCAGGATCGTGAAGTGCTGGTCAACAAGAAACTCAAGCAGGCACAACGGCTGTATGAGAAGAACCAGCAGGGTCGCGCGGCGTTTATGAATAATCTCGCCGAGGCGCTCAAACAGCCGGTGAAAGCGCTGGCCAGTGACGCTGCGGCGATTGAGAGCAATGAAGCTAACCGCCTTGCCGATCACGCCGACCGACTGGTGCAACTTGTGGATGAACTCCAGCTGGCAAACATGCTGGAGAATGATACCTGGAAAGGCTCCTCTTCCCTCTTCTCCATTCAGGATCTGATTGATGAAGTAGTGCCGGAAGTGCTGCCGGTGATCAAGCGTAAAGGGTTGCAGTTGCTTATCAACAACCATCTTCCGGCCAATGAGGAGCGTCATGGCGATCGCGATGCGCTGCGTCGCATCATGTTGCTGCTGATTCAGTATGCGGTGACCACCACGCAGATGGGCAAAATCACCCTCGAAGTGAGCATGGACGAATCCGCAGATGACCGGCTGACCTTCCGCATCCTTGATACCGGCGTCGGCGTTAACGCCAGCGAGATTGATAATCTGCACTTCCCGTTCCTTAACGAAACGCAGGGCGATCAGTTTGGCAAGGCAAATGCCCTCACCTTCTGGCTTTGCGATCAGTTGGCCCGTAAACTGGGCGGACATCTCAATATTAAAGCGCGTGAAGATCTCGGCACCCGCTACTCTCTGCATGTGAAAATGGCCGTACGCGCGCAGCAGGGCGAGAGCGAAGAGAAATTGCTCGATGATGTGGTGGCGATGATTGATATTACGTCGAACGAAATTCGTAATATTGTGGTGCGTCAGCTTGAGAATTGGGGGGCGAGCTGCATTTCGCCCGATGAACGATTATCAAATCAAGAATACGATCTCTTTTTAACAGATAATCCGTCAAATCTTACAGCTTCAGGATTGCTTTTAAGCGATGATGAGGTCGGCGTGCGGAAAATTGGTCCAGGCCAGTTGCGCGTCAATTTTAATATGAGCAACGCAATGCAGGGAGCAATATTGCAGCTCATTGAGGAGCAGCTGGCGCAGGAGGAAGTCACGGAGTCGCCTTTAGGCGGCGATGAGAATGCCGAACTCCATGCCAGCGGCTATTACGCGCTGTTTGTCGACACAGTTCCCGATGATGTTAAGAGGTTGTATACTGAATCGGCTTCGCGCGATTTCGCTGCGCTGGCACAGACGGCCCACCGCCTTAAGGGGGTGTTTGCCATGCTTAATCTGGTACCTGGTAAGCAGTTGTGTGAAACGCTGGAGCAATTAATTCGCGAGAGTGATGCTCCAGGCATAGAAAATTACATCAGCGACATTGACGCTTACGTCAAAAGCTTGCTGTAG
- the rcsB gene encoding response regulator transcription factor RcsB → MNNMNVIIADDHPIVLFGIRKSLEQIEWVNVVGEFEDSTALINNLPKLEANVLITDLSMPGDKYGDGITLIKYIKRHFPALSIIVLTMNNNPAILSAVLDLDIEGIVLKQGAPTDLPKALAALQKGKKFTPESVSRLLEKISAGGYGDKRLSPKESEVLRLFAEGFLVTEIAKKLNRSIKTISSQKKSAMMKLGVDNDIALLNYLSSVTLTQTEKE, encoded by the coding sequence ATGAACAATATGAACGTAATTATTGCCGATGACCATCCGATTGTACTGTTCGGTATTCGCAAGTCACTTGAACAGATCGAATGGGTAAATGTAGTCGGTGAATTTGAAGACTCTACAGCGCTTATCAACAACCTGCCGAAACTTGAGGCCAATGTATTGATCACCGATCTGTCAATGCCGGGCGACAAATACGGCGATGGCATTACGCTGATCAAATACATCAAGCGCCACTTCCCGGCGCTGTCGATTATTGTGCTTACCATGAATAATAACCCGGCAATTCTCAGCGCCGTTCTGGATCTCGATATCGAAGGTATCGTGCTGAAACAGGGCGCGCCGACCGATCTGCCGAAAGCGCTGGCGGCACTGCAAAAGGGTAAGAAGTTCACCCCGGAGAGTGTCTCCCGTCTGCTGGAGAAGATCAGCGCCGGTGGTTATGGCGATAAACGCCTGTCGCCGAAAGAGAGTGAAGTGCTGCGCCTGTTCGCAGAAGGTTTCCTGGTGACGGAGATTGCCAAGAAGCTGAACCGCAGCATTAAGACCATCAGCAGCCAGAAGAAATCAGCGATGATGAAACTGGGTGTCGATAACGATATCGCCCTGCTGAACTACCTCTCTTCCGTGACGCTCACCCAGACGGAAAAAGAGTAA
- a CDS encoding porin OmpC, whose product MKVKVLSLLVPALLVAGAANAAEVYNKDGNKLDLYGKVDGLHYFSDDNGSDGDKSYVRFGFKGETQVNDQVTGYGQWEYNVQANSSENESDQAWTRLAFAGIRVANTGSFDYGRNYGIIYDVTSWTDVLPEFGGDTYGADNFMQSRANGVATYRNTDFFGLVDGLNFALQYQGKNGSVSGENTNGRSLLDQNGDGYGASLTYDLGEGFSVGGAMSSSKRTADQNSINANLYGDGDRAEVYSGGLKYDANNVYLAAQYSQTYNATRFGTSNGRTPSSAFGFANKAQNFEVVAQYQFDFGLRPSIAYLQSKGKDITNNTGTANFGDQDLVKYVDVGATYYFNKNMSTYVDYKINLLDDNTFTRAAGIATDDIVGLGLVYQF is encoded by the coding sequence ATGAAAGTTAAAGTTCTGTCCCTCCTGGTACCGGCTCTGCTGGTAGCGGGCGCAGCAAATGCGGCTGAAGTTTATAATAAAGACGGCAACAAATTAGATCTCTACGGTAAAGTAGACGGCCTGCACTATTTTTCTGACGACAACGGCTCCGATGGCGATAAGAGCTATGTACGTTTTGGCTTCAAGGGCGAAACCCAGGTTAACGACCAGGTAACCGGCTACGGTCAGTGGGAATACAACGTTCAGGCGAACAGCTCAGAAAATGAGAGCGATCAGGCATGGACCCGTCTGGCCTTCGCAGGTATCCGCGTAGCTAACACCGGTTCGTTCGACTACGGTCGTAACTACGGCATCATCTATGACGTGACCTCCTGGACCGACGTCCTGCCGGAGTTCGGCGGCGACACCTATGGCGCAGATAACTTCATGCAGTCTCGTGCCAACGGTGTAGCAACTTACCGTAACACCGACTTCTTCGGTCTGGTTGATGGCCTGAACTTTGCTCTGCAGTACCAGGGTAAAAACGGCAGCGTCAGCGGTGAAAACACCAATGGCCGTAGCCTGCTGGACCAGAACGGTGACGGTTACGGCGCGTCTCTGACCTACGATCTGGGCGAAGGCTTCAGCGTTGGTGGCGCAATGTCCTCCTCTAAACGTACTGCCGATCAGAACAGCATCAATGCGAACCTGTACGGTGACGGCGACCGCGCTGAAGTTTACAGCGGCGGCCTGAAATACGATGCCAACAACGTTTACCTGGCAGCACAGTATTCTCAGACTTACAACGCGACCCGTTTCGGTACCTCTAACGGCCGTACCCCAAGCTCTGCTTTCGGCTTTGCTAACAAAGCGCAGAACTTCGAAGTGGTTGCACAGTACCAGTTCGACTTCGGTCTGCGTCCATCCATCGCTTACCTGCAGTCCAAAGGTAAGGACATCACCAACAACACCGGTACTGCTAACTTCGGCGACCAGGATCTGGTGAAATATGTTGATGTTGGCGCGACTTACTACTTCAACAAAAACATGTCCACCTATGTTGATTACAAAATCAACCTGCTGGACGACAACACCTTTACCCGCGCGGCCGGTATTGCTACCGACGACATTGTTGGCCTGGGCCTGGTTTACCAGTTCTAA
- the apbE gene encoding FAD:protein FMN transferase ApbE, translating into MAIASLRAALMAALFLLAGCDTASQATPTVLEGKTMGTSWRVSVVDITPQQAAALQKKIQAQLDGDDWLMSTWKKDSALMRFNRSSSTAPWPVSEAMADIVTTSLRVGKKTDGVMDITVGPLVNLWGFGPDQQPVKTPTQAQIDAAKARTGLQHLTVINRAGEQFLQKDLPDLYVDLSTVGEGYAADHLSHLMEREGISRYLVSVGGALVSRGMNSKGLPWRVAVQKPTDRENAVEAVVDINGHGISTSGSYRNYYELDGKRISHVIDPRSGRPIDHKLVSVTVISPTALEADAWDTGLMVLGPERAKEVVTREGLAVMMIMKEGDGFTTWMSPQFSAFLVKDKN; encoded by the coding sequence ATGGCGATCGCTTCTCTTCGTGCCGCGCTGATGGCGGCACTTTTTCTGTTAGCCGGCTGCGACACGGCAAGCCAGGCCACACCGACGGTGCTTGAAGGTAAAACCATGGGCACCTCCTGGCGCGTCAGCGTGGTGGATATCACGCCGCAGCAGGCGGCAGCACTACAAAAGAAAATCCAGGCGCAGCTTGATGGCGACGACTGGCTGATGTCGACCTGGAAAAAAGATTCAGCGCTGATGCGCTTTAACCGCAGCAGCAGCACCGCGCCGTGGCCGGTCAGCGAAGCGATGGCGGATATTGTCACCACCTCGCTGCGCGTCGGTAAAAAAACCGATGGCGTGATGGATATTACCGTTGGACCGCTGGTGAATTTATGGGGCTTTGGCCCCGATCAGCAGCCGGTCAAGACGCCAACGCAGGCGCAGATCGACGCGGCGAAAGCGCGTACCGGGCTGCAACATCTCACGGTAATCAATCGCGCCGGTGAACAGTTCCTGCAAAAAGATCTGCCCGATCTCTATGTCGATCTCTCGACGGTTGGCGAAGGTTACGCCGCCGATCATCTGTCGCACTTAATGGAACGAGAGGGGATTAGCCGCTATCTGGTCTCCGTCGGCGGCGCCCTGGTCAGCCGCGGGATGAATAGTAAAGGGCTACCGTGGCGTGTGGCGGTACAGAAGCCAACGGATCGCGAAAACGCCGTCGAGGCGGTGGTCGATATTAATGGCCACGGCATCAGCACCTCCGGCAGCTATCGCAACTACTATGAGCTGGACGGTAAACGCATCTCTCACGTCATCGATCCGCGCAGCGGGCGGCCAATCGATCACAAGCTGGTGTCGGTGACGGTGATCTCGCCAACCGCGCTGGAAGCGGATGCCTGGGATACGGGCCTGATGGTGCTCGGCCCTGAGCGGGCAAAAGAGGTAGTGACGCGCGAAGGGCTCGCGGTGATGATGATCATGAAGGAGGGGGATGGCTTCACGACCTGGATGTCGCCGCAGTTTTCCGCCTTCCTGGTGAAGGATAAAAATTAA